A single window of Ostrinia nubilalis chromosome 24, ilOstNubi1.1, whole genome shotgun sequence DNA harbors:
- the LOC135083809 gene encoding uncharacterized protein LOC135083809, with protein sequence MVYGWGHQILNRQPGNTQDFNQEYLHSVRTRIVPKTVCNSAYTSPNLTNIIMENMICCQGDGLLDENGNPDYIDPVLADGRSRRKNTENFTDDFIKSANDKNIYNETNKLFYTRKQGICQNDHGAPLVTWIGKEEYVLGVASTSLIKKNSHCSPPYLYTSTQCTSRFIKCALLGYGGKPVRRMCDNLEKEEGYAIHETKIDWAQMDGNEENNTNLPRNKTRLDDDGLEIFKFNPDDWDNETDINDFFKQDARTGEDSKDEFSSSSKPGLAYKLNFDSVTDDVIII encoded by the exons ATGGTGTATGGATGGGGCCATCAAATACTTAACAGACAG CCTGGCAACACACAAGACTTTAACCAAGAATACTTGCATTCAGTCCGCACTAGGATAGTACCGAAAACTGTGTGCAACAGCGCTTATACGTCACCGAATCTTACAAACATAATTATGGAAAACATGATATGCTGTCAAGGAGACGGTCTCTTGGATGAAAATGGCAATCCAGACTATATCGATCCTGTACTTGCCGACGGACGTTCCCGGAGGAAAAATacagaaaat TTCACAGATGATTTTATCAAATCGGCAaacgacaaaaatatttataatgaaacaaataaattattctacACTAGAAAACAAGGAATATGTCAG AACGATCATGGTGCTCCCTTGGTGACGTGGATCGGAAAAGAAGAGTATGTGCTGGGAGTGGCCTCCACGagcttaattaaaaaaaattctcaCTGCTCGCCCCCTTACTTGTACACTAGTACGCAATGTACTAGTCGATTCATCAAGTGTGCGTTGCTTGGTTATGGAGGTAAACCCGT GCGTAGAATGTGCGACAACTTGGAAAAAGAAGAGGGTTATGCAATACATGAAACTAAAATAGACTGGGCCCAAATGGATGG AAATGAAGAAAACAACACGAATTTGCCTAGAAACAAGACCAGACTGGACGATGATGGCttagaaatatttaaatttaaccCCGATGACTGGGACAACGAAACTGACATAAATGACTTCTTCAAACAAGACGCGAGAACAGGAGAAGATTCTAAAGATGAATTCAGTTCCAGCTCAAAACCAGGACTGGCTTATAAATTGAACTTCGATTCGGTTACAGATGACGTCATTATAATTTAG